The genomic segment AATTCTCGGTTGCAGTGGACTCCAAGGGTCGCGGTCTCAAGCAAACCTGGCGGGCGCAGGATGCAGACAATAGTATCTATCGCATGTTCGGCGTAACTCTCGAAGGCATTGACACTACAGCCGTTTACCGCGCCGATATACTCGCCGAACTAAGCGAAGGCATGGATGTAACGGTCAGCGTATGGGGTGAGTACGCAGAAGGTAATGTCAAGCGCCTGACCAATTTAGTCGAACTCAAGAATGGCGAAAACACCTTCTTCTTTGAATCGCGCGTGTCTCCTCGAATTCGAATTGTTGCATCGTGTAGATCGGCCCAATTCCCCGCCTCCATATACTGGAAGAACTGGCAAGTCCAAGTCATGAGGAGCGAGACACTTACCATCCCACTGAGCAAGGCCTTTTCGACAAAGCGACTCGACGACGATTCAGAACTCGCAGAATACACCGCATTAAGCGCGGAGGAAGACTTGAGCGTCCTGGATTCGGCGCTAAACACAGTATTTGGAGAAGACTCGAAGCCAGCGCCTTCGGAGTCAACTGTCCTGCAACTGATGAGTTACTCGGCCCAGATCCTCCAACCGGGAGAGTTTGTCGGTTCGTGCGGTAGCGCACAATTGCAGGATGGGCACGGCTTGTGCGAAGGACGAAGCACGGCACTTGTTTCGCTCTGTAGGCGCCTCGGAATGCCAGCCCGAAAAATCCAATATCGAAACATCGGCTCCGTAACAGGCACCCATGTTGTCGCCGAGGTGTATTACGATGGCGGTTGGCACCTGTTCGACCCAAGCTACGCATCCTTTTTCTATTCTGAACCCGAATATTCGGGAAATGGACGAATCTTTTCGGGACGCGCCCTCATCATGGACCCCAACACACGAATTCATCCTAAAGAACT from the Candidatus Hydrogenedentota bacterium genome contains:
- a CDS encoding transglutaminase-like domain-containing protein, which translates into the protein MGRVLRLAGGILSALFAAIVGTTLLAEEPSSMPSSDKVLNCDFSTWKKLKRIPDAWGGAEFGVTQAKHEFSVAVDSKGRGLKQTWRAQDADNSIYRMFGVTLEGIDTTAVYRADILAELSEGMDVTVSVWGEYAEGNVKRLTNLVELKNGENTFFFESRVSPRIRIVASCRSAQFPASIYWKNWQVQVMRSETLTIPLSKAFSTKRLDDDSELAEYTALSAEEDLSVLDSALNTVFGEDSKPAPSESTVLQLMSYSAQILQPGEFVGSCGSAQLQDGHGLCEGRSTALVSLCRRLGMPARKIQYRNIGSVTGTHVVAEVYYDGGWHLFDPSYASFFYSEPEYSGNGRIFSGRALIMDPNTRIHPKELDITKFTGVYSPYSGIRALTDTEAQTLYTVLFTRSFPNQTHENGVGAVYPVEFDLIQRTHVDYGKLDGQTIDVYDAVEDGSYVRYRGDMFLGATPARASTHLALFRLPEPGTCCLTYYFRGNALKNCLGVVELKGAMVISNLIEDVPGKAGVWKWTVTFTAMETDPMLLVELRQVSTQDNLLMALPVDAIAADFA